CAGGAATGCGATAAGATTTACTGGGAAGGTTCTCATTATAAAAGAATGGAGAATTTTTTCAATAAAATAATCAAATATTATTATAATTATTAAGTTGACAAAAATAGTATTCTTTGATATATTTATTATTAGGAATCGATATTAATAATTTTATTAAAGGGAGTGTTATTAATGGCAAAAAAGAAGTTATTAGTTGTAAGTATTATGGTATTTAGCTTATTATTATTTCCATTAACAGCTTTGGGAGCAGGGCATGGAAGTGCTTCATCCGGGTTTTATTCTACCGAGACCCTGGCAGAATTTGATGGTACCGATGATAATCCAGCCTATGTAGGTTATCATGGCAGAATTTATGATCTCTCAGACACCTTCGCAGATGGAAGCCATGCCGGACATGATGCAGGAATGGATTTGACTGAAGAATTTTATGAGGCCCATGAAGCTGAGCTGATGGAAGGCAGAGAAGTTGTCGGCTATTATTTAAGTAGAGCTATGACTGAAGAAGAACTTGCAAATTATGATGGTCATAATGATAATCCAGCCTATGTAGCTGTTGACGGAATTATCTATGATGGTTCTGATACATTTTCCGATGGAACCCATGGTGGTCATGAAGCTGGCCAGGATTTAACAGATGAATTTCAAGGTCAGCATGGTGAGGATACCCTTATGGCAATGCCTGTTGTTGGCGCTTTAGTATCTTATGAATTAACTCTGGATGAACTGGCAGAATATGATGGCCAGGATGGCAATGATGCATTTGTAGCCGTTGATGGTTTTATCTTTGACGTTACTGAAAGCTTTGAAGATGGAGAACATTTTGGTCATGAAGCTGGCCAGGATTTGACTGATGAGATTGAAGAGGCTGATCATCTCCGTTCAGTATTGCCAGATGTCCCGGTAGTTGGCGTTTTAGTTGAATAGCTTCCCCTTTAATTAAATATATTTATATTGTTTAGGCTGATGGCTTTCTGCTGTCAGCCTTTTCCTTTTTGTTTTTTTATTAATTTAATAATTTAAATTTAAATATAAAGGAGATTAACTACCCTAGTGGGTAGTAATACCGTCTAAGAGGATTTTTTGACTTCTCAGACAATTTTAATAACTTGATTAATTCTTAAATTACTATTATAATAATAGGTGATAATATTCTTTAATTTCTTAATTTCCACTTATATTTATTTAATTATTTTAAGGGGGTTATATTAAATGGCAAAAAAGAAGAATATGGAGTATGATGAATTACCACGGATGCCGACAATGACAGAAGCCATGATTCCAATTCTATTTCTGATTGTTGCTCTCAGTCTCAGTATTATTGTCCTGGAGATTGATCCTCACATTCCGATTGTACTATCAGCAGCTTTTGCAGCTTTAGTTGCTGTCAGGATGGGAGTTAAATGGAATGTTATTGAAGAAGGGATTTTCAGTGGAATTAGAACTGGCTTACAGGCAATTATTATTTTGATGATTGTCGGTATGTTAATCGGTTCCTGGATTCAGAGTGGCATTGTCCCGACAATGATCTATTACGGTCTGCAGATCCTGTCACCTCAGATCTTTTTAGTGGCAGCAGCAATAATGACAGCTATAGTTGCTCTATTTGTTGGTAGTTCCTGGTCTACAGCCGGTACCATTGGTGTTGCACTTGTTGGTATTGGTGGAGGTCTAGGAATCTCGCCAGGATTAGTCGGTGGTGCTATAATATCTGGTGCCTATCTTGGTGATAAGATTTCACCATTATCTGATACTACTAATCTGGCGCCTGGGGCAGCCGGGAATACAAACGTTTTTGAACATATCAGGCATATGTTACTGGTAACTGTGCCAGCCTTTGTAATTACGCTGGTTTTATATGCTATCATTGGTATGCAATTTGCCGGTCAGGAACTTGACGTAGGGGCAATAGAAGAAATTACAATGACACTTTCAGAGAATTTCTGGATCAGCCCTGTATTAATGGTAGTTCCATTGCTGGTTATTGTTATGATCATCTTTAAAGTTCCTCCGATCCCAGCATTAATTGGTGGTGCAGTAATCGGTGGTATTACAGCTATGATAACCCAGGGTGCAGGACTTGGGGCTGTACTTGATACAATGCATTATGGTTACTTTATTGAGACAGGTGTTGAACATGTTGATGAACTCTTGAATGCCGGTGGTTTAGATGGAATGATGTGGACTATATCATTAATCCTGGCTGCCTTGAGTTTAGGTGGAATCCTTGAAAACTGTGGATTCCTGGCAGTTATTTTAGAAAACATCTTGAAGAAAGCTAAAACCTATGGTCAGATCTCACTGGTTACCCATATAACAGCAATTTTTGTTAACTTAGTAGCCGCTGATCAGTATCTGGCAATAATATTACCGGCCAGGATGTTTAGCCATGCTTATAAGGATATTGGCGCCCATCCAAAGAACCTATCCCGGATTGCTGAATCATCAGGTACTGTTACATCACCACTTATACCATGGAATACCTGTGGTGCCTTCATGTATGGTGTTTTAGGAATCAATCCATTGGTCTATGCTCCATTTGCATTCTTTAACTGGTTAACTCCGTTAATTTCCATAGCCTATGGTTATCTTGGAATTGGATTTGCTGAGTGGACAGAAGAAGATGAAAAAGCAGCAGCTGAAGGAGCAGATTAATTAAATACAGACATTAATTAAATAATGACTAGAAATAGTTATAAATAGCTAGAATATAAAAACCCCTGGACAGCTTTTAATCAAGCTGTTCCAGGGGTGTCTTTAATTTATTTAAGGTTTATTTAGGGAAAAGCGTTGAAAGATAGCGTTCGCCCCCATCAGGGGCAATGATTAAAAACTTAGCATCTGCTGGAAACTCCTCTGCAACTGTTAGACCGGCCACAACACCTGCTGCTGAAGACGGTCCTAAAAAGAGGCCATCCTGGACTGCCAGCTGATGCTGAATATTATAAACATCATCCTCATCAAGGAGTAGAATCCGGTCATAAATAGATTTATCCAGAATATCTGGCACAAAACCAGGCCCGGTGCCAGGAATATTATGACTGCCCTGTTTGCCTTCACTCAAAACCGGTGCACAGACCGATTCATAAGTAAAAACCTTAAGCCCAGGAATCTTCTTTTTTAAATAACTGCCAGTACCGGTTAGAGTGCCTCCGGTGCCACAGGATGTAATCAGCAGATTAAGATCCTGGCCGAAAGCTTCTAATATTTCTGGACCAGTAGTCTTGCGATGGGCCTCAGGATTGGCCTGATTCCCAAATTGATCTGGTCTAAAGGCATTAGGATATTCCTCTTCCAGCTCCTTACAGAGTTCATAGGCCCCTTTCATACCCTGATCACCAGGGGAGATGATTAATTCTGCCCCGAAAGCAGCCATCAACTGCCGCCGTTCCTGGCTGGCCTTTTCAGGCAGAACAATAATGGTTTTATGGCCTAAAATTGCTGCCGCCCTGGCCAGACCGATACCAGTATTGCCACTGGAGGCCTCCAGAATTAATCCGCCGCCACCTGCAGGCAGCTGACCTGATTGTTCAGCAGACTTAAGCATCTCAAAGGCCGGCCGATCCTTAATACTGCCAGCTGGATTAAGATATTCAAGCTTCAAATAGAAATCAGGCAGTTCAGCTGGAACCAAATTATTTAATTTGACAATAGGAGTATTACCGATTAAATCTTCTCCAGAATGAATTATCATCTGATTGCCTCCTGACAGGTTGTTGGTTTTAATCCCTTATTAATTGTCTAAAAAGAAACCATCTAGATCGTTATTATCAATAAAACCTGAATCCATTGAAATATCAGCCATCTCCTGGACAGTTCTCTGATTTAATTCTGAACTGAACTGAGTTCTCTCTAAAGATGAACTTATAATTTCTATATCCAATTCCTGCTCAGCAATATCAAGAATGCTGTCCTGAATTATTTCAGCAGTTCTTTCTGGATTATCAGCAATAAATTGATTTGATCTTTCCTGAGCGGCCATAAACTTTTCTGCCACCTCAGGCTGATCTGAGACAATATCAGCTCTGGTTACAACTAAAGTATTTGGAAGCTCGCCATCCCAGGGAACTTCGTTCCATTCCAGAGCAACTTTACCTTCATTTTCATATTCTAAGCGTGAAGCCCAGGGCTCTGAAATTACTGCTGCATCAAGATTACCTCTGCGGAACATACCGCTCAAATTAGCCGGCGGCTGAGTTCTATGATCAACAGAACCGCCCTGTCGCTGAGTAGTCAGGCCAGTCTCTGCCAGCATATGTCTGAGCTGAAGATCATGGGTGCAACCAAGAGCAGGTGTCGCTATTCTTAAACCGTCTAAGTCCTCAGCACCGTTGAAATCAACATCAGGGGCTGTAACTAATAGATTACCGCCAGTACTTGCTCCAGCCAGAGCAACTACTTCTGCTCCCTGGAGAAACCTGTTAAGTGCCGGCCCTGGTCCAACCAGGCCAATATCAATGGAATCTGTCATTAAGGCATCCATAAAGAGCGAACCATTAGGAAAGGTCTCAGTCTTAACATCATAACCCTCAAATTCTTCCTCAATAAAACCTTCTTCTAAACCAACCATTACTGATCCATGGGTCAGATTAGGGAAATAACCAATAACAATTTCACCTTTATCTTCAACTGGCTCATCGCGGACAGCAATGGCATCGAATCCATCTGTATAATTAAAAATTCCAAGTCCAATAATTAAAGCTAAACTCAAAAATATCACTGTATATTTAATCTTATTCTTGCTTTGCATTGAAATTCCTCCTTGAATTACTGCTGGTAACCCCAGCGCTGTAAAATTTTATTTTCTATCTTCTTAAATATATAATTATCGGTGATAAAACCGAAACTTCCAATTAAAATAATAATACCAATAACAAGTCGCATATTACCCATATCCCGGCCCCACATTAGAAGCTGGCCAAGACCGCTGCCACCACCAATAAGTTCACCGGCCATCAAAGCTCTCCAGGAAAATGCCCAGGAGAAACGGAGACCAGTAATTAATGAGGGCAGGGCTGCTGGCATAATAACCCTTCTAAAGACACTAAAACTGCCTGCACCAAGAGTTCTGGCTGATTTTATATAGACCGGATTAACATTCTTAATGCCGCTGGTAGTTGTTGAGGCCATATTCCAGCTGGCTCCCAGGATAATAACAGCAATAATAGCCTGTTCTCCAAGGGAAAACCAGAGTAAGGCCAGTGGCAACCAGACAACACTGGGAACACTCTGTAAAGCCAGTATAAACGGCGAGAGAGCATCATCAGCTGCTGGCACCAGTCCCAAAAGGAGACCTAACAGGAATCCCAGTGTTGAAGCCAGGCTAAAACCGATTAATAGCCTCCTGAAACTGACCAGAATTGCATTAATCAATGAACCGTCCTGGAATCTGGTAACTAGAGTCTCAAGCACAGCCATCGGCTCCGGCAGCAAATAATCAGGCCAGAGATCAAGGCCAGCAATAGTCTGCCAGATAACTAAAAACCCTGCAATTACAATAAAGCGAATGAGAAAAGTTTCCAGTAATTTTTTTAACTTCATCTTATCCTGCAACCTTCTCAATTAGTGCCTTCTGTTTCTGATCATCTTCGCTGAGTAAATCCTCAAGAATTTCAGCCTCTAAATTAACTATCTTCTGTTGATTCGGTTTTCTAGGATAGGGCAGATCTAACTCATATTCTGCCTTTATCTGACCAGGATTGCTGGCCATTACCAGAACCCGCTCAGAAATCAGCAAAGCTTCCCGGATGCTGTGGGTAACAAAAATAATTGTCATATCAGTATTCTGCCAGAGTTTAACCAGTTCCTGCTGTAATTTAAAGCGGGTCTGTTCATCCAGGGCCGAAAAAGGCTCATCCATCAGCAGTATATCAGGCTTTAAGACCATTGATCTGGCCAGAGCTACCCGCTGTTGCATGCCACCACTTAACTGATGGGGATAGGCCTTTTTAACATCTGCCAGCCCGACTTTTTTCAGCTCCTGATGGGCAAGTTCCAATCGCTTCTCTTTATCTATATTACGTTCCTTTAAGCCAAAGGCCACATTCTTTTCTACATTCAGCCAGGGGAATAGAGCTGCTTCCTGCATCATCATTACCCTATTCTGTGCCGGCCCGGTAATAGGCTGCCCCTGACAGTCTAACTGGCCGGAATCCTGATCTTCCAATCCGGCGATTATGTGAAGGAGAGTAGACTTCCCACAACCAGATGGCCCTAAGAGTGTTACAAATTGGCCAGTATCTACCTCCAGGTTGATCTTATTTAAGACAAGTTCTCCACCATACGACTTCTCGAGTTCTTTACTGCTAATTGCAAACAAATAATATCTACCTCCTAAAAAGTAATTAAAACTGTTAAGTGGTTTACAGAAAACCAACCTAACTGCTATACATTATATTAAACCATAGTACGTATGTCAAGTTTATATTAATATTATTTTTAATTTATGTTATAATTAATGTAATTGTTATGACTTTAAAAGGAGTTGAGATAGATGGCAGATAATTATGCAGATACTTATGAAGAAGAACTAGTAAATGCAGTATTGCATGGAATTGGACTGGGAATGGCCATAGCTGCAACCGGAGTACTGGTTGTAATGGCCAATCTCTATGGGGAACTAAGACAGATTGTATCCTATAGTATTTACGGCACAACTTTAATTATTCTATATTTAGCTTCAACCCTCTATCATAGTTTCCCCTACGGCAAAGCTAAATACGTCTTTAGAATTATTGATCATTCAGCAATCTATCTTTTAATAGCCGGGACCTATACCCCAATAACCCTGGCCACATTAGATGGACTCTGGTCCAGATCGGTCTTTATTGTTGTCTGGGCAATTGCTGTCCTGGGAATAGCCCTAAATATTATCTGTTTTGAAAAAGTTAAAAAGGTCTCGCTGGTCCTCTATCTGGTTATGGGCTGGCTCAGTATCCTGGTTATCCGGGATTTAATCTATAACCTGCCGACAGCCAGTCTTATCTTTCTCTTTATCGGTGGCTTATCATATACAGTTGGAACAATCTTCTATGTAAAGAAAGGCTTAAAATACAACCATGCAATCTGGCATATCTTTGTGCTAGGCGGCAGCATCTTCCACTTTTTCACAGTCTTTTATAATCTTCTAGGTTAGACCAGCTAATTAAAGTAAGTTTTTCAGATAATAAGAAGGAATAATCCTGACTCCCTAGAATTATATTGATAGCATCCAAAAAATAGTAATAATATTTTAACAAGAGTACCATTCTGAAGGGAGGATTTATGGTAGATATAGCCTGTAAAGAATTAACTGCAGAAGAGCTCGTAAATGACTACGGACCGTTGATATCCAGCCTGGCCTATAGAATGATACCGGATAGCCATATCGCTGAAGAAGCTGCCCAGGAGGCCTGGTATGAAGTAATTAAAAGTCTTGAAAGCTTTCGTGGAGAATCAAAAATATCGACCTGGATCTACAAAGTAGCCTATAGAACTATCAGCAAATACTGGCCCAATAAAAAGCTATATGATGAAAAATTTCTAAAACACTGCTTTGACGGCCCTGATGTCAGAATCCCTGATCAGATAGATTATGACGGCCGGCTCTGGCTTAAAGAACAGTGTGATCGCTGCCTGACTGCAATTCTGCAATGCTTAACCCCGGAAAAGAAAGTCGCCTATGTCCTAAGAGATGGTGCAGAACTTGATTATGAAGTTATTGCAGAAGTCATGGATAAAAAAGAAGCCACAGTTAGAAAGATAGTCTCCAGATCCCGTAAAAAAATCAAAAAGTTCTTAAATGACCAGTGCACATTATATAATCCTGATGGCAGCTGCAACTGCAGAATCAAAGATCAGGTTGAAGAATTTAATATTAGAGAAGAATATGAAAAGATTTATTCAGCAATAGATGAGGCCCATTTTTATGCAGCCTCAGAAAAAGTCATGCCAGATAAAAATTATTGGAAAAAAAACCTCTAAAGATGTCACAAAACTGCTCCAGTTCTACACTAATATAAATAGGGAAGGAAAATAGACATGGTTCCAAATTATGACAATCTTATAATCAATACCCTGGGTGAACTATCTATAAAAAAGGGAGATGAGATCATCTACACCGAACAGGGTCCAAAATTAAGAAAACGCTGGCGTTTATTTCTTATCCTTCTATTTAATAGAGGAGAGAAAATTTCTGATACCAGGCTTATCCAGGAACTGAATTTAGCCGATAATTCCAATCCCAATCAGGCCTTAAGGGCCCTTATCTATAGGCTTCGCCAGGATATCAGAAATAGAGAGGGTAACTTTATTTTCAGCGAAAACGGCGGTTATATTTTCAATGAGGGCAGTCCTTTCTGGCTGGATACAGAAAAATTCGATCAGCTAATAAAAAAGGGCAATCAGGTTGAGGCAGTGGAGAAAATCAAGTATTACCGGCAGGCTATTCAACTTTATAAAGGAGATTTCCTGGAAAATAGTGAACTAACCTCAAAGGAACTATTAAATATTCGCCAGCACTATAGGTCAAAATTCACAGAAATAATTAAAATGGCTGCTGAGATTTGCAAAGAGCAGGGAGATTATCAACAGGCAATCGAACTTTATGAGACAGGCTTACAGGTCAATAATATTAATGTAGACTTTTATTATAACCTGATCCAGCTCCTAAAGGAGGTCAAGCTTCCAGACCAGGCAGTTATCAAGGCTGAAGAGGCAATGTCTGTCTTTGATAATTATGATCTTGAGATTTCAGCCGAATTTCAACAGGAGATATCATCACTAATCTCAATGGATAATAATCTCAGCATGGAAGACATGATATCCGATGAAATAGAAAACGAAAAGGCCTTTGAATGCGGCCCGATAACCTTCTCCAAAATAGTTAACTTAGAAAGACGGAGAAGTAAAAGACAGGATAGAGAGATCTACCTGGTTAAATTTAAGCTCATGCGCCAGGTCAGTCCATCTGAAATGATTGAGGCTGAAAGGATCCTGCATAAAAATCTCCTTGATAATTTAAGAGTATATGACTTAATAACCAGGCTTAAACCCAGAGAGTACCTGCTCCTTTTAGTCGATATTTCTGAAAAAGAAGTTGAAAAGATAATTGGCAGGATCATTGAAGAATACGATGAAAGCCTGCCGCCACCTGAGATCATGTTAGATTATGAATACAAAAAAGTATAAAATTTTCAAAATGTGATAGCCGGCATAATAAACATTGTAACAACCTATAGCATTTAAAAGATTAGCAATTTTTGATATATTGTTATCAAGGAAACTCTAGCTTTTGCGCTTATTAAAGTATGAAGGAGGGTCAATAATAAATGGCAGGAGAACTGAAAATATATACACTCGGCAACTTTAAGGTCGCTAATAGTGAAAAGGTGATTACCGAGAATATCAATAAATCCAGCAAGCGCTGGAAACTACTCCAGTATCTAATAACTTTCAATAATCAGGAAATCTCCAGAGATGAATTGATCATGATCCTGGGCTTAAATAATAATGACGACCCGGAAAGCTCTCTTTCGGCTTTAGTCTACAGACTCAGAAGCCTTTTAAACAAATATACCAACCAGGGCAATGGCCATTTCATCAAAACTTCCGGCTCAGCCTATACCTTCAACGGCGATGCCAATTACTGGCTTGATTCAGAGGTCTTTGAAAATAAATGCGAACAGGTTGTCGGATTAATCGAGGAATCTTCAGACGGAGCAGTTGATCTCTTCCAGGAAGCCCTTAAAATCTACCAGGGCGATTACCTCCAGGAAGCCCGCTCAGAAGAATGGCTCTGGTCTGCCAGAAACTATTACCGTGATCTCTTAAGGAATACGGCACTGGAACTCGATGGTTACTTAAAAGAAAGAGAAGAATACGATACCCTCCTGACTTTCTATGATGAGATTCAGAAACTAATCAAATTTGATGAAGATGTAATTATCGGGTATCTCGAGGCTCTGATCGGTGCCGGCAAGGAAAATGAAGCCCGGGCTAAATATCAGGAAATTAAAACCCTGTATCAGGATAATGGCCTGAAAGTACCTCCCAGGCTCCAGAATATTTTTAGAGACCTCAAAATTGAAAGGGCGGAGCAGCCAGAAGAATTCCTCAGTACCATTGATGAAGCCGCTGATGAAGAAGGTGCCTATCTCTGCACACCTGACAAGTTTCTGGAACTCTATAAACTGGAAAAACGGCGCTGCCAGCGAGATGGACCGTCAAGATGTATCATCCATCTAAGGCTTACTGAAGAACAAAAAGAAAGACAGCAGGAAATAAAATTTGATCATATAGATAATATCGGCAATCAATTTCTCCAGCTCCTGAATGATCAGCTCAGGAGCGGCGATATCGTTACCCGCTGGAACAAGAAACATTTCATAGTTCTCCTGGCCAATATCGAATGCAATGATGCCGAAAAAGTTACCAGCAGAATCAAAAATTCCTTTAAAGCAAGGTTTGGCCTGCCAGCTGGCCTGAGCATTTCCCAGAAGATTTATAGGCTCAAAGATCATAAATTAAAATAAATTGTCAAAGAACGTCTTTATTTAATCTCCCATCGCAAGATGGGACTATTTTTTTGCCCTAATCAATCAGCACAGATCAGCTCCAGCCAGACCAGCATTCAACCAGACCTGATCCAGTCCCTCCCCGGTACCTCCTCGGTATCTCCTCGGTACCTCCCCGGTCCCGATATGCTTTTAACATACGAATAACACATTTTTGACTCAAGCCTGATTGTCATAATTAAGAACTTCATAAACAGCTGAGATCCCGTCACCCTCAGGTCTGACAATTCGGAACCAGTAATCTCTATTAGGCTTTAACCTATCCACCATAAAGCTTCCTCTACCCTCAGAATCAGTCATCCCCTCAACTTTCCGTTCAAGATCATCAAAATCACCAATACCGGTAAGAGTATCACCGCCATTCCAGTTATTAAAGTTGCCCTCACCAACAATCAAATAATATTCTAGCTCGGCTTCGGCCTGATATATAATCTCAAGTTCCACCCAGTTATCTCTGGAACCAACAGACTCACTGGGATCACCTGATCTTTTCACAAATTCAACACCGTAAATTGTCCTGAAATTATTGCCATTATGAAATGAAGTCAGCGCTGCCCTCATAAAAAGATTATTCCCATTTAAAGTCGTTCCCTGACTCATCTTATTCCAGGCTGCTTTATCATCAACGGTCAGTAATTTCGAAAATTCAACTGCTTCTTTGAATAAATTTCTATTCTTTCTTGAAGCCTTGCTATCTCCACCATCATTTTTCACATATCTCCGACAAATAGACTTGCCATATCTCTTATAATAAACAAACTCTTTACCAAATTTTCCACTGGCAGCCTCAGACATCAACGGCATTTTAACTTTACTCAAATTATCATCCCCCTTTTATTTGTCAGACCTATCCTAAAGCAAGATTTCACAAGTCAGGCAATCTATATCAACAGCAGTTTAGCACTTTACTCTGCTGGCTTTCTATTTAAGTGATATTTCTAATTAGTATTAAGAAAATCCTTTATTTTCTAAATACAACTCATCATAACACCATAATAAATAAATTGCAAGTGCTTTTTCAAAAATAATAAATTTATTTTTTAACTGGTACAAATTGTCGTTGCCACGACAATCGGGAAAATTCGAAATGCATTTTGACGTCTTCCCGATGAACTGAAATGACCGGATAAGAATACGCATTTAAAAAGACTCATTAAAAACATATGTCGATTTCATCGACGACTGCAATTGGGAAAGCAATTATTTTTAAGTTTATCATCCCAATATCATTCACAATCCATATCCAATATTATATAATTAAATTTAATAACAAAGATAAACTCTATTTAACTAAATTAGCCATTTAGATTAAACTGATTTCCAGGGGGAGTTAACAATGTACACCATGGTTTGCAATAACTGCAGCAAAAAGTCATATTCCAGTTCCTCCAGCGGTGAATGGGAATGTCCTTATTGTGGCGAGCATATTGAAGATGAAGAGTTAAGTTTAATCTAAAATCAATTAATTGCTTTACTAACCTGTCATTAATTTAATGGCAGGTTTTTAGCGTTATCCTAACATCATTCAAATTCTCTATAAATAATAATATAATTAGTATAATAATAAATTTGAAGATATGAACATAAATCTAAAATAAAAGAGGAGGAATCATTATTTTGAAAAAAATATTATCATTACTAACTGTTTTTACTTTACTTATGGTTTTTTCAGCCTGTGACAATATTGGTGATAATGGAGTAGATATTATTGACCAGACTTATGATATTACTGTTGAGGTTCTAGATGAAAACGACCAACCAGTCAGTGACATTGGAGTTGTTGTTAATAGCGATGAAATCTATGATACTGATGATTCAGGAAGAGTAGATATTTCAAGTCTCGAAGGCGAAAACCGTATAGAAATCCAGGACGACAGCTACCCTTCTAAAACAGTAGATAGCAGCAACGATGGCGACATCATAACCTTTAGGCCAGATGAAGTTACTGGCAGCGGCCTAACTATTAGAGGCAAATTATCAGATGAATCTGAAGTCCAGGCTGCTGATACCAGTAACAACCCAGACATTGGCCAGATAGTTCTCATATTCAGGTATGGCTATGAAGTTATCGACATTGAAAATGAGACTTTTTCTATTGATTTCCCTAGAGAACCTGGCGCAATCACCTTTGTTGATGCAGATGGCAATTATGCCGGTAACCTTGCTTTAGAAAATGGCATGGATTCAATCCCTGGCGATCTTATTGATGAAGATACAAATGAAATAGATCTCGGTTTAATAACCTTTGAAGATGGCACCGCTTATTCCGAAGATGATGAAGTCGTATTCGATAGTCTTACAATTCAGGATAATGACCTGGATGCCGTTGCAGTTGCAGGCAGCTTCTTTAGTGCAGCAGCTATCAGCCCTGACCTAGTTGAAATGATGGCAACTGAATCTCAGGAGATAAGACTCCAGGCCATGTATTTTGTCAGTAATATGACATTAACCGAACCAGATGAAGATAACATAGTAAAAATAAATAATTTCAAAGATTTAGAAATAGAAAACCATCAATTAGAAATCGCCTTTACC
The Halonatronomonas betaini genome window above contains:
- the trhA gene encoding PAQR family membrane homeostasis protein TrhA, yielding MADNYADTYEEELVNAVLHGIGLGMAIAATGVLVVMANLYGELRQIVSYSIYGTTLIILYLASTLYHSFPYGKAKYVFRIIDHSAIYLLIAGTYTPITLATLDGLWSRSVFIVVWAIAVLGIALNIICFEKVKKVSLVLYLVMGWLSILVIRDLIYNLPTASLIFLFIGGLSYTVGTIFYVKKGLKYNHAIWHIFVLGGSIFHFFTVFYNLLG
- a CDS encoding PLP-dependent cysteine synthase family protein; the encoded protein is MIIHSGEDLIGNTPIVKLNNLVPAELPDFYLKLEYLNPAGSIKDRPAFEMLKSAEQSGQLPAGGGGLILEASSGNTGIGLARAAAILGHKTIIVLPEKASQERRQLMAAFGAELIISPGDQGMKGAYELCKELEEEYPNAFRPDQFGNQANPEAHRKTTGPEILEAFGQDLNLLITSCGTGGTLTGTGSYLKKKIPGLKVFTYESVCAPVLSEGKQGSHNIPGTGPGFVPDILDKSIYDRILLLDEDDVYNIQHQLAVQDGLFLGPSSAAGVVAGLTVAEEFPADAKFLIIAPDGGERYLSTLFPK
- the nhaC gene encoding Na+/H+ antiporter NhaC; protein product: MAKKKNMEYDELPRMPTMTEAMIPILFLIVALSLSIIVLEIDPHIPIVLSAAFAALVAVRMGVKWNVIEEGIFSGIRTGLQAIIILMIVGMLIGSWIQSGIVPTMIYYGLQILSPQIFLVAAAIMTAIVALFVGSSWSTAGTIGVALVGIGGGLGISPGLVGGAIISGAYLGDKISPLSDTTNLAPGAAGNTNVFEHIRHMLLVTVPAFVITLVLYAIIGMQFAGQELDVGAIEEITMTLSENFWISPVLMVVPLLVIVMIIFKVPPIPALIGGAVIGGITAMITQGAGLGAVLDTMHYGYFIETGVEHVDELLNAGGLDGMMWTISLILAALSLGGILENCGFLAVILENILKKAKTYGQISLVTHITAIFVNLVAADQYLAIILPARMFSHAYKDIGAHPKNLSRIAESSGTVTSPLIPWNTCGAFMYGVLGINPLVYAPFAFFNWLTPLISIAYGYLGIGFAEWTEEDEKAAAEGAD
- a CDS encoding ABC transporter substrate-binding protein; the protein is MQSKNKIKYTVIFLSLALIIGLGIFNYTDGFDAIAVRDEPVEDKGEIVIGYFPNLTHGSVMVGLEEGFIEEEFEGYDVKTETFPNGSLFMDALMTDSIDIGLVGPGPALNRFLQGAEVVALAGASTGGNLLVTAPDVDFNGAEDLDGLRIATPALGCTHDLQLRHMLAETGLTTQRQGGSVDHRTQPPANLSGMFRRGNLDAAVISEPWASRLEYENEGKVALEWNEVPWDGELPNTLVVTRADIVSDQPEVAEKFMAAQERSNQFIADNPERTAEIIQDSILDIAEQELDIEIISSSLERTQFSSELNQRTVQEMADISMDSGFIDNNDLDGFFLDN
- a CDS encoding RNA polymerase sigma factor, which gives rise to MVDIACKELTAEELVNDYGPLISSLAYRMIPDSHIAEEAAQEAWYEVIKSLESFRGESKISTWIYKVAYRTISKYWPNKKLYDEKFLKHCFDGPDVRIPDQIDYDGRLWLKEQCDRCLTAILQCLTPEKKVAYVLRDGAELDYEVIAEVMDKKEATVRKIVSRSRKKIKKFLNDQCTLYNPDGSCNCRIKDQVEEFNIREEYEKIYSAIDEAHFYAASEKVMPDKNYWKKNL
- a CDS encoding ABC transporter permease encodes the protein MKLKKLLETFLIRFIVIAGFLVIWQTIAGLDLWPDYLLPEPMAVLETLVTRFQDGSLINAILVSFRRLLIGFSLASTLGFLLGLLLGLVPAADDALSPFILALQSVPSVVWLPLALLWFSLGEQAIIAVIILGASWNMASTTTSGIKNVNPVYIKSARTLGAGSFSVFRRVIMPAALPSLITGLRFSWAFSWRALMAGELIGGGSGLGQLLMWGRDMGNMRLVIGIIILIGSFGFITDNYIFKKIENKILQRWGYQQ
- a CDS encoding cytochrome b5 domain-containing protein, with the protein product MAKKKLLVVSIMVFSLLLFPLTALGAGHGSASSGFYSTETLAEFDGTDDNPAYVGYHGRIYDLSDTFADGSHAGHDAGMDLTEEFYEAHEAELMEGREVVGYYLSRAMTEEELANYDGHNDNPAYVAVDGIIYDGSDTFSDGTHGGHEAGQDLTDEFQGQHGEDTLMAMPVVGALVSYELTLDELAEYDGQDGNDAFVAVDGFIFDVTESFEDGEHFGHEAGQDLTDEIEEADHLRSVLPDVPVVGVLVE
- a CDS encoding ABC transporter ATP-binding protein, whose protein sequence is MFAISSKELEKSYGGELVLNKINLEVDTGQFVTLLGPSGCGKSTLLHIIAGLEDQDSGQLDCQGQPITGPAQNRVMMMQEAALFPWLNVEKNVAFGLKERNIDKEKRLELAHQELKKVGLADVKKAYPHQLSGGMQQRVALARSMVLKPDILLMDEPFSALDEQTRFKLQQELVKLWQNTDMTIIFVTHSIREALLISERVLVMASNPGQIKAEYELDLPYPRKPNQQKIVNLEAEILEDLLSEDDQKQKALIEKVAG